CTGCATTTAAAATTTGACGAAGGGAAAGTAGGTTTGGAATATAGGTTTTAATAAATTCAGGAGATATATATATGAACAAAGCTAATTTTAGCTTGATGCTAATTTTACTGCTATCTTTCGCCGTATTAAACGCCGGCACCATGACAGTTTCTGAGTTTGAATTGGAAGTATGGCGCTTATCTAATATAGAAAGAGAACGATACTCTTTGCCATCTTTAGCTTATGATAATGGACTTGCAGAGCTTGCCCGTTTACATTCCCGCAATATGCTTAGCTATGGTTTTTTTGCCCATAAGGACCATAATGGCGATGAAGTAGCCCAACGCAGAAGCAAATACTATCCAAATTTACTTATTGTTAGCATAGGCGAAAACTTAGGAAAGTTCAAAAATTCAGCTAAGATTTTCCATCCCCAAGACTTAGTAAATGGGTGGATGCAATCTCCCCGGCATCGGGAAAACTTACTTAATCCTAACTATACTCATCTTGGGATAGGGCTTGTTTTTAAAGGCGAGACCCTGTATGCAACTCAAGTTTTTTCCACACCCATTGCCAAGCTGTTATCACAGCTTCCCAAAAAAATAAATGCAAAGAAGACATATCGGCTTTCTTTTGAATACTTATCTAAGCAAGAAGCTACAAAGCTGTGTGCAACACTTATATATCCAGATAAAAACCTTAGCTATAAGGTATCGGAAGATAAAGAAATGGTAGGGGCACAACCAATACCAATCCGCTGGAAAAGCTCCACGTCATTTGAAGTAGATATTCCCTTTTTAGCTGGAAAGGGGAATTATCAGCTATGCTTTGGTTTTGGCGGAGGATACTATCCAGAAGGGCTAATTCTTAAGGCAAAATAAGCTCTACATACACTGGACAGTGATCTGAGCCCATAACATCTTGGCGAATTCCGGCTTTACTTATCATCTTTAGATGTTCTTTATCCACAAAAAAATAATCTATTCTCCAGCCTATGTTTCGCGGGCGGGCAGCAGTTCTGTAACTCCACCACGAGTATTGATCTGGAGAAGGATCAAAATTGCGATAAGTATCTACCCAACCGTAAGTTACTATTTTATCCAGCCACTGCCGCTCGATGGGGAGAAAACCGGATATCTTTTCATTTTCCTTAGGTCTGGCAAGATCAATTTCTTTATGGGCTGTATTGTAATCGCCCGCCACTAAGATTGCTTTCCCACTTTTGCGCTTAGTTTCCATGAGCTCCAACGCCTTATCGTAGAAACGCAACTTATAGTCCAAACGCTCATCACTCATGGCAC
This window of the Candidatus Cloacimonadota bacterium genome carries:
- a CDS encoding CAP domain-containing protein, which codes for MNKANFSLMLILLLSFAVLNAGTMTVSEFELEVWRLSNIERERYSLPSLAYDNGLAELARLHSRNMLSYGFFAHKDHNGDEVAQRRSKYYPNLLIVSIGENLGKFKNSAKIFHPQDLVNGWMQSPRHRENLLNPNYTHLGIGLVFKGETLYATQVFSTPIAKLLSQLPKKINAKKTYRLSFEYLSKQEATKLCATLIYPDKNLSYKVSEDKEMVGAQPIPIRWKSSTSFEVDIPFLAGKGNYQLCFGFGGGYYPEGLILKAK
- the xth gene encoding exodeoxyribonuclease III, with protein sequence MKITIWSWNVNGLRAVMNKDFIQTIRKNDPDIFGLQETKLQEHQIPEQLSELGGYHQYWSHAQKKGYSGTALFSKIKPLSFEDKFGVEEFDTEGRINIAEYDHFILFNIYFPNGAMSDERLDYKLRFYDKALELMETKRKSGKAILVAGDYNTAHKEIDLARPKENEKISGFLPIERQWLDKIVTYGWVDTYRNFDPSPDQYSWWSYRTAARPRNIGWRIDYFFVDKEHLKMISKAGIRQDVMGSDHCPVYVELILP